The Pelmatolapia mariae isolate MD_Pm_ZW linkage group LG10_11, Pm_UMD_F_2, whole genome shotgun sequence genome includes a region encoding these proteins:
- the hmgn1b gene encoding non-histone chromosomal protein HMG-like, whose amino-acid sequence MPKRSKAGAGDSEPKRRSLRLKDRPETAKPEPKPKPKKGPAKPKKAKEVEKAKPEEKAPEAPAENGEAKAEEEAPTADGAEQKDKAAE is encoded by the exons ATGCCTAAAAGGAGCAAA GCAGGTGCAGGTGACTCAGAG CCCAAGAGGAGATCTCTCAGGTTGAAAGAT AGACCTGAAACTGCAAAGCCAGAGCCCAAACCTAAGCCAAAG aagGGACCTGCTAAGCCTAAGAAAGCTAAGGAGGTGGAAAAGGCCAAGCCAGAAGAGAAAGCACCGGAGGCTCCTGCTGAGAATGGCGAAGCCAAAGCTGAGGAAGAG GCACCCACTGCAGatggagctgaacaaaaagaTAAGGCAGCAGAATAA